TGTTCACCCCGTACTTTAGACTCGCTTCGAAGTACTTCCAGTAGGCATCTATCGCCTGGCAAACGGGTTGTTGGGGCAACGAAAGGGGTAGCAGCTTGTAATCCCCACTGCCATTGGCATCGATATATGTTTGAAGCTCCTCGGTAAAGTGATCGTCGCCCACATCCTCCTTCAAATGGAGTGTGCCATTGCCTCTGCGTTCGCGCCCCAGCAGACGAGCATTAAAGTCGAAGACCGATGTTCCAGTTGACTTCCAAGACACCAAGCTCACATCGTAGGACTTCCTCAAGGACATCTGCAAAATCAAGTATATGATTTACTCAACTGGGATACCGATAAATGTCctaaaaaaattcttacaCAAAAGTCAGCAAtcaaaattagaaaaatatatattttttgcattgTAGGACTGGAATGGCTAAGTGACGAGCtgcaagttttatttatacaacatTCTAATGACTGAACCTGATAAATAAAACAACGCTGTATTTTTTAACTACAAGTTTGATTGCATTTAAGCTTTTTAACATGTTACATGTTGTTATGTACAACtcaaaaaatgacaaaaaaataacatccgaattttgtattattacgATTTTCCTTTACGATTGTCTCGAAAATATAAGCGGTTGTCAAAATTGTAAACCACTTAATTCTTAAAGTACATCCAAAGACGAGcatgcttaaataaatattcttcatAAATATCAAAAGTTATTTCGGCACcccttatttttctttatctaAAGACTggatattttttcaacattaaAAATAGCTAATCTCgcgtataaaaaataaataagacttTTAGGTTGTTAAACGCaccataaaaaaacattttacaaaattgtatatacTTACTTCTTCTGCTAATTAAAAATccatatttttatgtttttcactttttattatttgttggtaaattaatttcaagcttcttcatttttttatattttacgttgctaaaataaaaatatatttcgagaagaaaaattgttgttaaaataGGTCTGTGATGTGGGCAACAATTTCAAGAGAAGCGACATCCTCATCATTCTTAACTAGGTTGGCAACGGCTTTAAAATAGCCTCGCGGCATTATGGCCGGCCAATCGTCAGTTTTGATGAGCACATCCTTTAAATAGTAAACCCCCTTTGGCACGGGACATGGGCGGGCGTCGAGGGGAAAGTCGGTGTTCACTCCATACTTCAAGCTCGCGTCAAAGTAGACCGCATATGATTCCAAAGCCTTGCAGATGGGTTGCTTGGGAATGGTGAAGGGAAGCTTCTTGTACTCTCCGCTGCCATTGGAATCGATGAAACTTTCACCGGAGACGAAAAAGTTATCATTGTCAAAGTCTTGCTTCAACTCCATAGTTCCGTTCGCCTTGT
This genomic window from Drosophila gunungcola strain Sukarami chromosome 3R, Dgunungcola_SK_2, whole genome shotgun sequence contains:
- the LOC128266149 gene encoding uncharacterized protein LOC128266149, producing the protein MLVGEAYMILPKTYEVRFESFNSTCGEYCDFSKILFMGRDHKANGTMELKQDFDNDNFFVSGESFIDSNGSGEYKKLPFTIPKQPICKALESYAVYFDASLKYGVNTDFPLDARPCPVPKGVYYLKDVLIKTDDWPAIMPRGYFKAVANLVKNDEDVASLEIVAHITDLF
- the LOC128266140 gene encoding uncharacterized protein LOC128266140 — translated: MQKIYIFLILIADFCMSLRKSYDVSLVSWKSTGTSVFDFNARLLGRERRGNGTLHLKEDVGDDHFTEELQTYIDANGSGDYKLLPLSLPQQPVCQAIDAYWKYFEASLKYGVNTDCPFANRTCPLPKGHYYFKDITVKTDDWPLVMPRGYFKSVISFKKDGQVVSVIEVTCLIADRTI